From a single Calothrix sp. NIES-2098 genomic region:
- a CDS encoding histidinol phosphate aminotransferase, which translates to MTNYFRSNVNAMASYVPGEQPPRGTPVIKLNSNENAYPPSPAALEVLRNIDGEWLRRYPEPFGGEFRQAASKVLGVPSDWIIVGNGSDEILSIVIRACTEPGRKVVYPVPTYVLYRTLTEMQAADILEIPYREDFSLPLPELIAADGSVTFIASPNSPSGHVVPNEDLRKLASQLSGVLVIDEAYVDFADENALDLVQEYENVIIIRTLSKGYSLAGLRLGFGIANPLLLDGLFKVKDSYNIDAIACAVATAAIADQAYKNACVAKIKASRTQLASDLKQLGFRVWDSQTNFLLAQPPQGNAEYLYQKLKEQKILIRYFKQPGLEDKLRITVGTDEQNHTLIKMLSSLM; encoded by the coding sequence ATGACCAATTATTTCCGTTCTAATGTTAATGCAATGGCTAGCTATGTCCCCGGCGAACAGCCGCCACGGGGAACACCAGTTATCAAACTCAACAGCAATGAAAACGCCTATCCTCCCTCACCTGCGGCATTAGAAGTACTGCGAAATATTGATGGTGAATGGTTGCGACGCTATCCAGAACCATTTGGTGGCGAATTTCGGCAAGCTGCAAGTAAAGTTTTAGGTGTTCCTAGTGATTGGATTATTGTCGGAAATGGCAGTGACGAAATCTTAAGCATCGTCATTCGTGCTTGTACTGAACCGGGACGCAAGGTAGTTTATCCCGTGCCTACTTATGTGTTGTATCGCACATTAACCGAGATGCAGGCGGCAGATATTTTAGAAATTCCCTACCGCGAAGATTTCAGCTTACCCTTACCAGAACTAATTGCTGCTGATGGGTCGGTAACATTTATTGCTTCTCCCAATAGCCCCTCAGGTCATGTAGTCCCAAATGAGGATCTGCGGAAATTAGCCAGTCAGTTATCTGGGGTATTAGTCATTGATGAAGCATACGTAGATTTTGCCGACGAAAATGCTTTGGATTTAGTGCAGGAATACGAGAACGTCATAATTATCCGCACGCTTTCCAAAGGTTACTCCTTAGCAGGATTGCGATTAGGGTTTGGGATAGCAAATCCCCTGTTATTGGATGGGTTGTTTAAGGTGAAAGATAGCTATAACATAGATGCGATCGCCTGTGCAGTTGCAACAGCTGCGATCGCCGATCAAGCTTATAAAAACGCTTGTGTAGCCAAGATTAAAGCATCCAGAACTCAGCTAGCATCTGACTTAAAACAATTAGGTTTTCGGGTTTGGGATTCTCAAACTAATTTTTTATTAGCCCAACCTCCCCAAGGCAATGCAGAATATCTCTATCAAAAACTCAAAGAACAGAAAATTTTAATCCGCTACTTTAAGCAGCCAGGATTAGAGGATAAATTACGCATTACTGTTGGCACTGATGAGCAGAATCATACTTTAATAAAGATGTTGAGTTCTCTAATGTAA